Proteins from one Plasmodium cynomolgi strain B DNA, chromosome 10, whole genome shotgun sequence genomic window:
- a CDS encoding tubulin tyrosine ligase-like protein 1 (putative), translating into VIKFRTDFRNTIYDLFLHRKWELTTHETDWNMCWSEKDWINEVYDTLSLRNNQYVNHFRNYYELTRKDLLAKNMKRLKKQNEKIKNEEELKLIDITPVTFVLPLEYKLFLEEYKRRSNRMWIMKPIGKSQGKGIFLFNKISQIKSWSVGRLKEKDVDRGRSPERGGDACRNKAANVGGSPERGRDACRNKAADVGGSPERGKDACRNKAAELEKPLEGEKEAERPEQYIVQEYIPNPLLIGGKKFDIRLYVLIMCYSPLTIYLYRSGFARFSHTYFKNEKNNMTDITMHLTNVSIQKNAQGYDDNVGGKWFVRELFLYMISRYGVDRITTLIRDIENCIIQSFLAVHKIIINDKHCFELYGFDILIDSNLKPWLIEVNSSPSLSANTKEDYALKFNMLDELMSLINLEMYDMPETDRVGDFDCIYRRGSAQLSGTEHLKQMAKDIKRGMGSEKTGTA; encoded by the exons GTCATAAAATTCCGAACCGACTTTCGTAACACAATCTACGATTTGTTCCTGCACAGAAAATGGGAGCTCACCACGCA CGAAACCGACTGGAACATGTGCTGGTCGGAGAAGGACTGGATCAACGAGGTGTACGACACGCTGTCCCTGAGGAACAATCAGTACGTTAACCACTTCAGGAATTACTACGAG CTCACGCGGAAGGACCTGCTCGcaaaaaacatgaaaaggttgaaaaagcaaaatgagaaaataaaaaacgaagaggaGCTAAAGCTGATTGATATAACCCCCGTGACGTTTGTCCTTCCACTTGAGTACAAGCTCTTTCTCGAGGAATACAAACGAAGAAGTAACCGTATGTGGATTATGAAACCGATTGGGAAGTCACAGGGGAAGGGTATCTTTCTGTTCAATAAAATATCACAGATTAAGAGTTGGAGTGTCGGACGGCTGAAGGAAAAGGACGTAGACAGGGGGAGATCCCCAGAGCGGGGAGGAGACGCATGCCGAAATAAAGCGGCAAACGTGGGAGGGTCCCCCGAGAGGGGAAGAGATGCGTGCCGAAATAAAGCAGCAGACGTGGGAGGATCCCCCGAGAGGGGAAAAGACGCATGCCGCAATAAAGCCGCCGAACTGGAGAAGCCGttagaaggagaaaaagaagcggaGAGACCAGAGCAGTACATCGTGCAGGAGTATATCCCCAACCCCCTGCTGATCGGTGGGAAGAAATTCGACATACGTCTGTACGTCCTCATCATGTGCTACTCCCCCTTGACGATATACCTCTACAGGAGTGGCTTCGCTAGATTTTCACAtacttattttaaaaacgaaaaaaataacatgacAGATATCACGATGCACTTGACCAATGTCtcaatacaaaaaaatgcacaggGATATGATGACAACGTGGGAGGTAAATGGTTTGTGAGAGAGTTATTCCTCTACATGATCAGTCGTTATGGAGTCGATCGAATCACGACATTAATTCGAGACATAGAAAATTGTATCATTCAGTCCTTCCTAGCAGTTCATAAAATCATCATAAATGATAAACACTGTTTTGAGCTGTATGGATTCGACATACTTATCGATAGCAATTTAAAACCATGGCTCATTGAAGTCAACTCCTCTCCTTCTCTCTCTGCCAATACTAAGGAAGACTATGCACTTAAGTTCAACATGCTCGATGAGTTAATGTCCTTAATTAATTTAGAGATGTATGACATGCCGGAGACGGACCGAGTTGGTGATTTTGATTGCATCTACAGGAGGGGCA gTGCACAGCTCTCCGGAACGGAGCATCTCAAGCAAATGGCAAAGGATATCAAACGGGGCATGGGCTCCGAAAAAACAGGGACAGCA